One window from the genome of Asterias rubens chromosome 11, eAstRub1.3, whole genome shotgun sequence encodes:
- the LOC117296467 gene encoding protein TFG-like isoform X4, with protein MEATEMRPNLFSQIDLSNKLIIKAQLGDDIRRIPIHNEDITYDELVLMMQRVFRGKLKNTDEVTIKYKDEDGDLITIFDSTDVSFAIQCSRILKLTLFVNGQPRPLESDQVKHLRKQLADIRNQVIYLMDSLEPPAAEPQQVEVPPAESSSAPALPVDTAKTAMFDPYKKPEATNSSGVMQSFGLEREEERPSSPADSLSSLGSAQGQQQQQLTPRHQQYGAPGQPQPQGQPQPQGQPPQGQPPQGQPPQGSAQQPGQKSQQYPSAPQQGQPGYAPQAGYQMPQPQQQQPQQPIPTPGTQGSGYGQTPSAPYSGHQPQGYPQQQPQQYSGQQQPQQPQPQQQPQQPQPQPQPQQPQQAGYTPQQQQQQSYPQQGYPPPSSAPGGQPGNPYARNIQYGRPVGYPQQGYK; from the exons ATGGAAGCCACCGAGATGAGACCGAATCTTTTCTCCCAGATCGACTTGAGTAACAAACTTATCATCAAAGCTCAACTTGGAGATGACATCCGACGTATCCCCATCCATAATGAAGACATTACTTACGATGAGCTTGTCCTGATGATGCAGAGAGTGTTCCGAGGGAAACTCAAGAATACAGATGAGGTCACCATTAAATACAAGGATGAAG ACGGAGATTTGATAACCATTTTCGATAGTACAGACGTCTCATTTGCCATTCAGTGTAGCCGGATATTAAAACTTACGTTATTTG TCAATGGTCAACCTCGACCCCTGGAGAGTGACCAGGTCAAACACCTACGGAAGCAGCTAGCGGACATCCGCAATCAGGTCATCTACCTTATGGACTCGCTGGAACCCCCGGCGGCAGAACCTCAACAAGTCGAAG TGCCCCCAGCAGAGAGTTCGTCAGCCCCTGCTCTGCCCGTCGACACAGCCAAGACAGCCATGTTTGATCCCTACAAGAAACCTGAGGCCACAAACTCATCAGGAGTGATGCAGAGTTTCGGGCTAGAAAGGGAAG AAGAAAGGCCCAGTTCTCCTGCTGATAGCTTATCCAGCCTGGGCTCAGCACAgggacaacaacaacagcagctgACACCACGGCATCAACAGTATGGTGCACCGGGGCAGCCACAACCCCAGGGGCAGCCACAACCCCAGGGGCAACCACCACAAGGGCAACCACCACAGGGGCAGCCACCACAGGGATCAGCTCAACAACCAGGTCAGAAATCTCAACAATACCCCA GTGCCCCGCAACAAGGTCAACCAGGCTATGCTCCGCAGGCTGGGTATCAAATGCCACAGCCCCAGCAGCAACAGCCTCAGCAGCCAATTCCAACACCAGGTACCCAGGGGTCTGGGTACGGTCAGACGCCATCAGCACCTTACAGTGGACACCAACCACAGG GTTACCCCCAACAACAACCTCAACAATACTCCGGTCAGCAACAACCACAGCAGCCCCAGCCGCAGCAACAACCACAGCAGCCACAACCGCAGCCACAGCCACAACAACCGCAGCAGGCTGGCTATACaccacaacagcaacaacaacaatcctACCCCCAGCAGGGTTACCCTCCCCCAAGCTCCGCGCCTGGTGGTCAACCTGGGAACCCCTATGCTAGGAATATACAATATGGCCGGCCAGTCGGGTATCCCCAGCAAGGCTATAAATGA
- the LOC117296467 gene encoding protein TFG-like isoform X3, with product MEATEMRPNLFSQIDLSNKLIIKAQLGDDIRRIPIHNEDITYDELVLMMQRVFRGKLKNTDEVTIKYKDEDGDLITIFDSTDVSFAIQCSRILKLTLFVNGQPRPLESDQVKHLRKQLADIRNQVIYLMDSLEPPAAEPQQVEGNRKSDPRKQEVVVAQSPSSKRVPPAESSSAPALPVDTAKTAMFDPYKKPEATNSSGVMQSFGLEREEERPSSPADSLSSLGSAQGQQQQQLTPRHQQYGAPGQPQPQGQPQPQGQPPQGQPPQGQPPQGSAQQPGAPQQGQPGYAPQAGYQMPQPQQQQPQQPIPTPGTQGSGYGQTPSAPYSGHQPQGYPQQQPQQYSGQQQPQQPQPQQQPQQPQPQPQPQQPQQAGYTPQQQQQQSYPQQGYPPPSSAPGGQPGNPYARNIQYGRPVGYPQQGYK from the exons ATGGAAGCCACCGAGATGAGACCGAATCTTTTCTCCCAGATCGACTTGAGTAACAAACTTATCATCAAAGCTCAACTTGGAGATGACATCCGACGTATCCCCATCCATAATGAAGACATTACTTACGATGAGCTTGTCCTGATGATGCAGAGAGTGTTCCGAGGGAAACTCAAGAATACAGATGAGGTCACCATTAAATACAAGGATGAAG ACGGAGATTTGATAACCATTTTCGATAGTACAGACGTCTCATTTGCCATTCAGTGTAGCCGGATATTAAAACTTACGTTATTTG TCAATGGTCAACCTCGACCCCTGGAGAGTGACCAGGTCAAACACCTACGGAAGCAGCTAGCGGACATCCGCAATCAGGTCATCTACCTTATGGACTCGCTGGAACCCCCGGCGGCAGAACCTCAACAAGTCGAAGGTAACCGCAAAAGTGACCCCCGAAAACAGGAAGTAGTTGTTGCCCAATCACCAAGTTCCAAGAGAG TGCCCCCAGCAGAGAGTTCGTCAGCCCCTGCTCTGCCCGTCGACACAGCCAAGACAGCCATGTTTGATCCCTACAAGAAACCTGAGGCCACAAACTCATCAGGAGTGATGCAGAGTTTCGGGCTAGAAAGGGAAG AAGAAAGGCCCAGTTCTCCTGCTGATAGCTTATCCAGCCTGGGCTCAGCACAgggacaacaacaacagcagctgACACCACGGCATCAACAGTATGGTGCACCGGGGCAGCCACAACCCCAGGGGCAGCCACAACCCCAGGGGCAACCACCACAAGGGCAACCACCACAGGGGCAGCCACCACAGGGATCAGCTCAACAACCAG GTGCCCCGCAACAAGGTCAACCAGGCTATGCTCCGCAGGCTGGGTATCAAATGCCACAGCCCCAGCAGCAACAGCCTCAGCAGCCAATTCCAACACCAGGTACCCAGGGGTCTGGGTACGGTCAGACGCCATCAGCACCTTACAGTGGACACCAACCACAGG GTTACCCCCAACAACAACCTCAACAATACTCCGGTCAGCAACAACCACAGCAGCCCCAGCCGCAGCAACAACCACAGCAGCCACAACCGCAGCCACAGCCACAACAACCGCAGCAGGCTGGCTATACaccacaacagcaacaacaacaatcctACCCCCAGCAGGGTTACCCTCCCCCAAGCTCCGCGCCTGGTGGTCAACCTGGGAACCCCTATGCTAGGAATATACAATATGGCCGGCCAGTCGGGTATCCCCAGCAAGGCTATAAATGA
- the LOC117296467 gene encoding protein TFG-like isoform X1, translating into MEATEMRPNLFSQIDLSNKLIIKAQLGDDIRRIPIHNEDITYDELVLMMQRVFRGKLKNTDEVTIKYKDEDGDLITIFDSTDVSFAIQCSRILKLTLFVNGQPRPLESDQVKHLRKQLADIRNQVIYLMDSLEPPAAEPQQVEGNRKSDPRKQEVVVAQSPSSKRVPPAESSSAPALPVDTAKTAMFDPYKKPEATNSSGVMQSFGLEREEERPSSPADSLSSLGSAQGQQQQQLTPRHQQYGAPGQPQPQGQPQPQGQPPQGQPPQGQPPQGSAQQPGQKSQQYPSAPQQGQPGYAPQAGYQMPQPQQQQPQQPIPTPGTQGSGYGQTPSAPYSGHQPQGYPQQQPQQYSGQQQPQQPQPQQQPQQPQPQPQPQQPQQAGYTPQQQQQQSYPQQGYPPPSSAPGGQPGNPYARNIQYGRPVGYPQQGYK; encoded by the exons ATGGAAGCCACCGAGATGAGACCGAATCTTTTCTCCCAGATCGACTTGAGTAACAAACTTATCATCAAAGCTCAACTTGGAGATGACATCCGACGTATCCCCATCCATAATGAAGACATTACTTACGATGAGCTTGTCCTGATGATGCAGAGAGTGTTCCGAGGGAAACTCAAGAATACAGATGAGGTCACCATTAAATACAAGGATGAAG ACGGAGATTTGATAACCATTTTCGATAGTACAGACGTCTCATTTGCCATTCAGTGTAGCCGGATATTAAAACTTACGTTATTTG TCAATGGTCAACCTCGACCCCTGGAGAGTGACCAGGTCAAACACCTACGGAAGCAGCTAGCGGACATCCGCAATCAGGTCATCTACCTTATGGACTCGCTGGAACCCCCGGCGGCAGAACCTCAACAAGTCGAAGGTAACCGCAAAAGTGACCCCCGAAAACAGGAAGTAGTTGTTGCCCAATCACCAAGTTCCAAGAGAG TGCCCCCAGCAGAGAGTTCGTCAGCCCCTGCTCTGCCCGTCGACACAGCCAAGACAGCCATGTTTGATCCCTACAAGAAACCTGAGGCCACAAACTCATCAGGAGTGATGCAGAGTTTCGGGCTAGAAAGGGAAG AAGAAAGGCCCAGTTCTCCTGCTGATAGCTTATCCAGCCTGGGCTCAGCACAgggacaacaacaacagcagctgACACCACGGCATCAACAGTATGGTGCACCGGGGCAGCCACAACCCCAGGGGCAGCCACAACCCCAGGGGCAACCACCACAAGGGCAACCACCACAGGGGCAGCCACCACAGGGATCAGCTCAACAACCAGGTCAGAAATCTCAACAATACCCCA GTGCCCCGCAACAAGGTCAACCAGGCTATGCTCCGCAGGCTGGGTATCAAATGCCACAGCCCCAGCAGCAACAGCCTCAGCAGCCAATTCCAACACCAGGTACCCAGGGGTCTGGGTACGGTCAGACGCCATCAGCACCTTACAGTGGACACCAACCACAGG GTTACCCCCAACAACAACCTCAACAATACTCCGGTCAGCAACAACCACAGCAGCCCCAGCCGCAGCAACAACCACAGCAGCCACAACCGCAGCCACAGCCACAACAACCGCAGCAGGCTGGCTATACaccacaacagcaacaacaacaatcctACCCCCAGCAGGGTTACCCTCCCCCAAGCTCCGCGCCTGGTGGTCAACCTGGGAACCCCTATGCTAGGAATATACAATATGGCCGGCCAGTCGGGTATCCCCAGCAAGGCTATAAATGA
- the LOC117296467 gene encoding protein TFG-like isoform X2 produces the protein MEATEMRPNLFSQIDLSNKLIIKAQLGDDIRRIPIHNEDITYDELVLMMQRVFRGKLKNTDEVTIKYKDEDGDLITIFDSTDVSFAIQCSRILKLTLFVNGQPRPLESDQVKHLRKQLADIRNQVIYLMDSLEPPAAEPQQVEGNRKSDPRKQEVVVAQSPSSKRVPPAESSSAPALPVDTAKTAMFDPYKKPEATNSSGVMQSFGLEREERPSSPADSLSSLGSAQGQQQQQLTPRHQQYGAPGQPQPQGQPQPQGQPPQGQPPQGQPPQGSAQQPGQKSQQYPSAPQQGQPGYAPQAGYQMPQPQQQQPQQPIPTPGTQGSGYGQTPSAPYSGHQPQGYPQQQPQQYSGQQQPQQPQPQQQPQQPQPQPQPQQPQQAGYTPQQQQQQSYPQQGYPPPSSAPGGQPGNPYARNIQYGRPVGYPQQGYK, from the exons ATGGAAGCCACCGAGATGAGACCGAATCTTTTCTCCCAGATCGACTTGAGTAACAAACTTATCATCAAAGCTCAACTTGGAGATGACATCCGACGTATCCCCATCCATAATGAAGACATTACTTACGATGAGCTTGTCCTGATGATGCAGAGAGTGTTCCGAGGGAAACTCAAGAATACAGATGAGGTCACCATTAAATACAAGGATGAAG ACGGAGATTTGATAACCATTTTCGATAGTACAGACGTCTCATTTGCCATTCAGTGTAGCCGGATATTAAAACTTACGTTATTTG TCAATGGTCAACCTCGACCCCTGGAGAGTGACCAGGTCAAACACCTACGGAAGCAGCTAGCGGACATCCGCAATCAGGTCATCTACCTTATGGACTCGCTGGAACCCCCGGCGGCAGAACCTCAACAAGTCGAAGGTAACCGCAAAAGTGACCCCCGAAAACAGGAAGTAGTTGTTGCCCAATCACCAAGTTCCAAGAGAG TGCCCCCAGCAGAGAGTTCGTCAGCCCCTGCTCTGCCCGTCGACACAGCCAAGACAGCCATGTTTGATCCCTACAAGAAACCTGAGGCCACAAACTCATCAGGAGTGATGCAGAGTTTCGGGCTAGAAAGGGAAG AAAGGCCCAGTTCTCCTGCTGATAGCTTATCCAGCCTGGGCTCAGCACAgggacaacaacaacagcagctgACACCACGGCATCAACAGTATGGTGCACCGGGGCAGCCACAACCCCAGGGGCAGCCACAACCCCAGGGGCAACCACCACAAGGGCAACCACCACAGGGGCAGCCACCACAGGGATCAGCTCAACAACCAGGTCAGAAATCTCAACAATACCCCA GTGCCCCGCAACAAGGTCAACCAGGCTATGCTCCGCAGGCTGGGTATCAAATGCCACAGCCCCAGCAGCAACAGCCTCAGCAGCCAATTCCAACACCAGGTACCCAGGGGTCTGGGTACGGTCAGACGCCATCAGCACCTTACAGTGGACACCAACCACAGG GTTACCCCCAACAACAACCTCAACAATACTCCGGTCAGCAACAACCACAGCAGCCCCAGCCGCAGCAACAACCACAGCAGCCACAACCGCAGCCACAGCCACAACAACCGCAGCAGGCTGGCTATACaccacaacagcaacaacaacaatcctACCCCCAGCAGGGTTACCCTCCCCCAAGCTCCGCGCCTGGTGGTCAACCTGGGAACCCCTATGCTAGGAATATACAATATGGCCGGCCAGTCGGGTATCCCCAGCAAGGCTATAAATGA